TTTTGTGCTTCTTTCCTCTTTGACAAGAGGGTGAGGGAGTCAGGGGTGATTGGGCATGGGTGTGGAGCTGTGAAGTGCTGACTGTGGAGTAGGCAGGTGTCGATGAGCATGTCCTGGAGCAATGTGCAGCAGTCACTTAAAATTAGCTTGTGGGAGGGTAGGTCGTTCTACCCGACTGCCAAGGTGGGAAGATCAGCAAAGATCAATGACCGTGTGCTTTGGCTTGACTTAGAACCCTCAGCAGGTTAGTGGCCCAAGTATGTTTCTTTAAATGCAAATTAAGGACCCACCACACCTTATAAAGATGATTTGTAGATTAGTTTGTTTGTGAAATGCCCTGTAATTGTTGCAGTTTGTTGTCGCCACGTTAGGAGATAACTCAGCCTGACACTAGCTGGACACCTCTGTGGTGGTTTGAGAAGATAGAAATTGAGCAAGTTGCCTGTTGGCTAGAGCTACTGAATgtggttttttaaataatttagcaTTACAGTTAACAGGCTTTTTTAGTACTTATATGAAATAGATCAAATGTTTCACTTTTAAGTCTCTTAGGGAAACTCTGACTTAATACTGTTTATGTGCTTTCAGATCAGAATGTAAACAACTCTTTCGCCCCACACTTGTTTGGATGTCACTTGATGCTTTGTTTAAaggatttaaaaatcaaacttccAGCTCATAATTGAGCCAAGTCTATTTATGCAGAATCAGACTTGAGCCTTCAACTCTGTGTGTGGTGGAGCCTTTATTTTATGTTCTGAgtactatgtatgtgtgtgtgcttaggcgctcagtcgtgtcagactctttgcaaccccatggaatatagcccgccaggctcctctgtccatggaaattctccaggccagaatactagagtgggttgccatattcttctccaggggatcttcccaacccaagaagcaaacccaggtttcccacattgcaggcagattgtttaccatctgagccaccagggaatcccaagaatactggagtgggtagcttatcccttctccagggcatcttcccgacccaggaattgaaccaagatctcctgcattccagacagattctttatcagctgagctacccttgaaattttttttttcctttttaaatgtttgggTTAAAACACTAGCTtatgtgctcgcttcggcagcacatatactaaaacacTAGCTTATGCTTTAAACTGGgaaagctttgatttttttttttttaagtatgttgagattaaatttaaattacaggtttaaatttTCCTTGCTTTGTTTGATGGAAAATTGAaaggtttctttctttgtttctctacTGCTTAACCTAGAAATTGTGCTGATTGCGCTGCCACTGAGGCTGCGTTTCCCCTTGTGAGAACGTCGTACTTGGCAGTGTaatagagagagaaataaacataCAGCTGTTTTGTATGACTTTAAagccttaaacacacacacatttgtaccCTTTAATTTGGGAGTAAGAACAAGTTCTGTGTGTTAACAAGTTTACATTCTCACTGCCTCTGAGAACGTAATACTTTGATATGTAAGCGCTTTGTCGCCACATTTCTTTAAAGGAAAGCTTGATTCTTAACGTTAGCCAGCATACAGACATCTTAGGAACCCTTGGTGTgggcagaaagagaagtgagCGGGCTATCATTGAGGCATTTGTTCCCTGCATCCCTTTAAAACTATGTCTCTACAGCCAGTCAGTAGAAATCACCTCTGACTTGTTACCTTTGATAAGCTTCAGCCTGATGCTTTGAGCAGATAGTTCAACACGAAACAAAAATTCTGGGGAGACGAGCCTGACTCCTATTTCCATTCAGACTTCCACTGTTTATTGGTCCAAATAGCTCCAACTTGACAAACCTCCAGATTGCGGCATAGCTGCTGTGTCGGTGTCCAGGTACCCAGAGGGGACCGCTGACGGCCGTGCTTCGTGAGCCTGCAGGGCGTGCGAGCAAGGCTGGGTTCCCCACAGAGCCCTTCGTGTTGTGTGTCCTCGCCTTTACTGGTGCTTATCATgctttttttaaacctttccAAGAaactcttaactttttttttttttagccttttttTGGGGGCTACGCTgcacagcatacaggatcttagttccccaaccagggattgaacctgggccctcagcagtgaaagtgccaaaacctaaccactggactgccagggaactcccacctttttttgtttatttttaaattaaacttaaaaaaatcttcaccttggatttttaaattttttaaaaaatggtttatgATTTGCCTCCATCCTGTAAAGCATTGCAGTCATGGAATAACTTTTAAGAATTAGTGTTTCTGGTAGGATCTGTAATTCCAGATCGGAAAGAAATCAAATGTTTCTGGGTTGGGGACTTGCCTGGccgtctggtggttaagactcagcgcttccaaggcaggggacgcaggttcagtccctggtcgggaaactgagATCACACAGACCACCTGgtgtggtggaaaaaaaaaaaagtttctgggtTGGATCACCTAGTTTTTAATCATTCTATCCAAAGAAACATAAATAATTCAGAGAAGTTTCTTTTTCAGATCATAACATTGTAGATAAATCAAGTGCGAGTGTTTGAAATTATTTGGACTTTCATGGTTTTACTGATGACCAAACAGAAGACATTAACTTTGGGAGAACCAGGTGGAGATAACAATTTACCATCAACACTTGTTCACTGAGCAGTTCTCCTTTAAGACTGTGTTCTGGGAATGGTGACAGGTTGCCTAGGTGACCATTAGTGACAGGGCGCATCTTCAAGTGGCGGCCCTGGCTCCCAGCTGTGTCCACACCCACCCAGCCCTCGTCAGAAACACTCCTGTTCTGGGAGATTTAAAGTAGCTCCTTTTAAAAGGCAGGTTGAGTCACCACCACTTTAAGATTTTCATGCCTTTGGCTCATTGAATCTTCACCATTTTTCACATGAAGGACAAGGCAGCTGCCTCTTACCTAAAGGTTTTTTAATAGCTTAAGGTTGATCATCTGTTAACAGAGAATTATGTTCTTGGAGCATAATTTTGGAAATGTTTTGGACATTCGGAAATGTTCTGTCTCAAAGTGTATATTAAGGTTCTTGGAGTTTCTTTCCGAGTCTGCTTCTATGTAAAGCCTGCATAAAGGAAAGAATTAATATGTAAGTAGGTATTAGTTTTAGGAATAAGGGGGATACTGTGTGAGAGCAGGCTGAGGATAAAGACAGATAAGTTGGGCTTTGTTACCTACCGAGAATGATAGAATTGGGTGAAATGCTCTACCATGGGCCCTGAAATTCCCATGGAGGTTTGAAATTGACAAAGTACTgttaaaagaaggaaggaaagggatactggaagaagaaagtgaaagtaggTGATCAGAGAAAAGGAGATATGACAGTCGTGTCAGTACACGTGTTAGGTGATGGCGTCATGGACTAGAGAAAGGTCATAGGCGTCCTTGCTGAGAAGCGCCTTGCTGGTAGTGGgagattttgccttttccagtgcgATCTCTTAGTAACCAAGTAGTTACTGGAAAGGAGATGGGAGATCATACCGAGTTTGCCCCTTTTGGTCTGCTGAGAGTGTCCTTACTCCCTTTTTGGCCCAAGTCAATGCTGGCATTTAGGGACCACGATTTAAGATCACCTGCCCTTTCCAGGTAAGGGGAGCATGCCGCCCCTCCTCGGGTGCCCCCACGTACTTCACGCACGCCTCAGTCCCAGCGTTCTGTTGGCTTCTTGTGTTTCCACTGTTCCGTGTCTGTTACGCTCATGACTAAATGCCGTGAGGACGAGTCAGTGCCTTGCTCAGCTTTCTCCAAGGCCTGTGGTGATGCCCGACGCTACGAGCTCTGTAAATGTGAACGTGGGAGAATGGAGGGCCGGAAGGACTGTGTTATTTAATTAAGTTACTTGTGATTCAGCACAGAGGATCGGGAGACACCCTTTTCAGCCTGGACATAGCACAGCGTCCAAAAGAAAGATGAAACTAAACAAACACTAACCAGTTTCAGCAACTTAGATCCAGATTTAATCACCTAAAAGTTTGTTTGCCGACAGATAAGAATGTTGACAAAACAGTGACCTAATTAGGGATCGAAAGCAGGAATGAGgtgttccatctttttttttttttttcaaaacttattttaaaattcttttctctgtACAGATTGATCGGCAGCAATTTGAAGAAACAGTTCGGACCCTAAATAACCTTTATGCCGAGGCCGAGAAGCTTGGGGGCCAGTCATATCTGGAAGGCTGCCTGGCTTGTCTAACAGCGTACACCATCTTCTTGTGCATGGAAACTCACTATGAGAAGGTAAGCCTACCTGTGTTTTCCCAGTCTCttacaatcatttaaaaaaaaaaatgggtttgTTACAGGTTATGTTTACATGGTGACACTTGCTATAAAATTTAAAGGGCCTTTTACAGTAAGAATAATTCAGATTTTACTGTTGCTTCTACGACCAGACACATGGAAGAGTACTGAGTTTTTATTTCCCCAATTTCTCCCCTccatcttctcctcccacctgagTCCTTGTCTTCCCTTTGAACTGTCTGCTGGAGCCAGAGCTACTGGCGTCTCAACTCCGGGGTCCGAAAGTCAAGCCTCACACTCCCCACTTGTTCAGTGGCACCCCATCTTTTTCGCCCAGCATCTTCAGGTAGGGGTCGAGAAGAGGGAAATTGTATCAGTAGTCAGACCGAGCTGTCTTCCGTTTTCCCCTTCATCAACTTTATGACACCTGATTTATGCCCTTGTGACGTCTCTCCCAGACCAGCACCGCAGCCTCAGATCCTCTTTCCTCCCCTTGCCTCCCCTCTTTGCTCCTCCTCTTTGCTCTTCCATTTCCAAGCAGCTGCAGTGTCGTGAAGCACAGCCGGGCCTCTCCTGCAGCGTGAGGGGCCTGCTCGAGCCCCTCCCAGCCCTCTCTCGCCCCGTCCTCACCTTCTGTTTCAGCCCGGCGCACCCTCTGAGAAGTCTTCCTCCCCCTGAAATGCCTTCCCATGTCTGGATTGCCCCAGTCCTCGGTCCGCCTTTCAGCTGACTTTTCATCCGCTCTCCTAGTTGggttccttctctcctctctgtccccaCAGCGCTTTACTGGGATCTGTTTTCTGGTACTTAAGCACTCTCTGCTGAGGAATGTAGCATTTATATTCCTGTCTTACTTGCCCGTCAAGTGTGTGTTTTTCTTGCGATCAAGGACAGTGTCTCCCTCTCGATGCCTAGCACGAGGCCTTGGGCGTAGGAGGCACTCGTGTGTGGAATGAATGGATGTACATTAATCACAGTAGAGCCCTAGCAGATCATTCCGCTCTGACCATGTTTAGAAAAGGAAGGCTCTAAGGAGCTTAGTATCACACCTACCCGGCCGACGTCGCCCCGTGACTGTCTTGCACTCCACGTGGTGGAGAGCGGACACGGGTGCGGCTCCAGCATTTTGAGCCGAGGGCTGAACGTGCCGCTGTGTTCTTCCTTGCCGTCCTGATGTGAGCCCCCAGTGAACAGTGAAAGAGCTAAACAGGTAGTTTATGTCCTTCTCCATGTCACACACGTTCTTTCCTGCTTAACATTCCACATCAGAAGTCACAGAGGATCCGTATCCACTTTCAGTCTGTTTTGTCTTAGCAGCTTCTCTTTAGTGATACTTTTGGTGAGTGAAGGGACGTGGGATCcattcagttaatatttattgaacacctactctgTGCTAAGCACTGTGCAGAGGATATAACCGAATGGGCACACATGGTTACTGACGTTGTGGAATTTATAAGTCTGGTAAAAACTGGTCCTAAGGAAACAAAGTCCACAGAATTGTAAGTTGTGATAAATGCCTTGGGGAAAAAACCAGGCTTCCCTAGGATAGAACATAACCGGAGAGACTAATTTAGATGGGGTGGTCAGAAAGGGCTGCTGGGGTGCTCACATTTAGCTGCCATGTGAAGGATGGGGAGCCTGGGGCCTTTCACGAGGACGGAGGAGGATGCGCAGAGCGTGGGTCCCCCATGccgaggaggggagggcagaggtgaCGGGAGAGGTGAGGGGACTTGGTCTTGCCCCATGGAGTGTGTGCTCCGTGGAGAGAGGCTTAGATTTTATTTCCAGGCAGGGAAGGATCACTGCAACTTTTCAGGCAGTAGCGTGGTAGGATCTGATTTTCACTTTAAACGGATTTCTTGGTTCTGGGGAAGAAAGGTATAAAAGTGCGAGGGAGACACTTCTTAGAAGTCCAGCGGGAGAGGAGGAGAGCCTGGGCAGGGAGGGAGCGGCAGGGGTGGTAGGAGGTGAGCGGACTCAGGGGACAAGGTGGTGGAGGAGGAGCCGCTGACCCCGGgagggggtgggctgggagggcTGGGCTCGCACAGGGAAGACAGCCATGCCACGTGGCTGTCGAAGACGTGTGATGTCGTCAACTTAAGTCAGAAATACGTCCTCCAGCGTGTTTCATTCACGCCTCATGAAATATTACATGCTTGAATTGTTATTTTACTGTAGTTTTTACATTTGTTGATAAGATTTTAATTgacttatttttgtgtgtgccttTGCTAAAACAGATAACAGATACCTGCCTCTGGcatcacttttaaaaagaaactgataATTGGGTGCCAGCCAGGTCATTTCCTAGTTTTGAGTCATGGACAAGTTCATCTCTCCAAATCTGAGTTCTCAGTTGTAAGTGGGTCTTaggctggtggttgccaaggagtgGGGGTGGGTGTCAGCAGAAGCAGACCAGGAGACATAGGAAAGAAACCGTCATGGAACCGAATATGAAAGAGAACGTGTGAACAtgtgtaactgagtcattttgctgggtagcagtaattaacacaacattgtttaaaacacaaaaaaggtaaatccaaaaaagaaatgtaatggaTCTTTGCATTAATAAATTGCCTTACATATGGCAGGTGCTAAATAAAGTTTTCTTAAGATAGACTTAAAAATCAAGTtagcgtgtgtgtatatatatgttttaagcaGATACGTGTGTGCGTAcatgtacaggttttttttttaccgtGAGTGTATAAGTGTATAAGTAATCTTTTTTTAGCAGCTGCTAGTTTCTTTATCTACTAAAACATTTAGCAGCtcaattaaaatcttttttgattattatttgattattttgattattaatttTGGAAGGCAGTTCTCAACATCAGAAAATAATGGACTTGAGTTCATAAGTAACATATAAGGTATTATTTTACAGGTCTAACTAAGGTGTCTTTTACAGAGTaagtattataaagcaattaaagACCCAATAAAATCAGTCAAGAAACCCAAATTTATGGcacattttagaaatatgtgATTTTATATTAGAAATTTGGACATGAATTGACTAGATGATGCAAAGTACATAACTGGAATGGTCATAATAAAGATATAATCTCCatgtacttttaaaagaaaacattgtaaatgtgtatttgtatttttgataaGATGATAAAAATGTTAGAGCACTCACCCACTCCCTCTCTCCAGTTTGCCCCTCAGGAATTCCTgtgctattattttctactttatgaAGGGACAAAATTGAGTCATTTAGTCTTTACTGTTTTAAACACTAAAACTTccagtctacaaacagtaagccAAGTATAATGACACTTACACTTTGTCACGTGGGTTAAATTTTTTGAGATTGTAAATAGGCCTTTTAAAACCCACTAGAACAATCacgctttttttttcccctataatgTGCTATTTATTGATTTACAATGAAGATAAAGACTTCAGTGTTACTCCTCTCCATCGCTGCCCATCGTAATCAGGGAGCAAATGGGCCTGTGGGACGTTCTTCTTTCAGGAGCAGTTGCTGTGTTCgtccaccagggacgtccctgctGCCCAAGTCAGAGGAACTCAGAGCTTTCTGGAAACACAACCTCTGGGCCTCTCACTCAGCCCCACCTCGGTTATCTTTCCTCGAGGGCTTTGAGAGGCTTATTCTCAAAGAGGACAATTGCCTTTCCTGAGGTCTGAGTGTTTAGCTTTGTAAATACTATACAAATTGAGGTTTTTATTGCAGGTTTGAAGGTAACAGATAATTTTGCTCAGTATTGTAGTTTGTTTTAACAACGATTTACTAAAAATAGTGAAGGATGACTAAAACGTCAACACAAAGTTCCTTGAGGGTGAGAACGGTGCTCCGTCCTGTCCGGAGTGAGGTGCGAGTTGACGCACGTCCGTGAGTTGCCTGTTGCTAACAACACGTCTGGGTTAGCACGGTGCTGTCTTCACTGCAGTGCTGCAGGAGGATTTGCAGCTGGTATCCAAGGAAAGCTGATTGTCTTCTTTCTGAACTGAAACCCAAGTGGCCATGAGTGTTATCAAAGTTTAAACAAAAGCCTTGCACAACAGAGTTATGCTTGGATCGAATAAAGGATGGCTGTGTCTTTGCTAATAACCTGTACTCGAGGCGGGGAGGAGAGCTGTGTGAAGGACTCCTTTCTTTGAAACCAGCCATGCCGGCTGGTTTCTCACTGTCCCCCCAGGGTCAATGGACGGGGCGAGGGGAGCCCGGCTCTCCGGCTTCCAGCTCTGGCAGGTGAGCACAGAAGGAAAttggagagaagagggagaatcCTGAGTTGGGCACCTTCATGGGTGACTTGCTTCCCCTCTTTTTAGCATATTTTAGCATGATTGACAGATGCTGGTGGAGAgtgactgagatttttttttttttttttttttgctcataaaGAACAGGCACTGCTCAAATTCTTTGAGAGTTGAAAATAGGAGAATGACATACGTACTTTAGGAAATCAGGTGAAAAAGTCTTTTCTTTAGAAATAGTATTCTTACATTACTTCATAACCCTGCAGATGGCTCTTTTAATAAAAtcatgctctttttaaaaaaacgtaAAACATGAGATTGTATTATTCCCCAGAGATGTAACCTGAATAGACTGTTTATTGTCCTTCAATGAGAAAATCCATTATATAAACAGCATAGTTTTCAATTCTAAATCAGTTTATGCCAAAGCAGCTACATTTTATCATTCTAATATGTTGGTTTGGCCTGGCACATTATAGACCCACAGTTAAATCAGATTTCTTCATTTCCAGCTTTATTTTCATATTACAGTTTTCATATTACATATTTCATATTAcagttctttctttccctttatgtTGTCATCACATTTATCTGCGACTTTATCATATTCTGGTAGTGTGAATTTAAGGAAACATACAGTAATTAAAGAATTGGATCAAAGCCTCTTTGAAGATTAGAGCCAGCAAAGGATTATAATGACCTTGAATCTGAAATAAAACATGTGACTCTTTGATTTTGTGTATCGctattaagatttattttcttctaggttatctgTCTCAGAATTGCCCTTAATAAAGCTTAAGATTTGGCAATTTCCAGAAGTTCCTTTTTATCCTATCTGGTTTTTGTCTACATTTGCTTTGACATTTACAACCTTAATACTAAACTTATAAATTGAGGTTCCCATCTAGGACACAGGAGCAGGCTGCAGAGCAGCCTCCCATGCAGGCCAGGAGATGATGTGAGACCCTGGTCACCAGAACCTCCATGGCAGCCAGCACAGGCGTGCTCGATGAAGGAAACggatttttcagttttagatGCACTGGACTCCCTTTGTTATAGGCCCACTTTGTATTGTGACTTTAAATTGATGAAAATGTACAGCAGAGAAagcagttctttctttctttttctttggtcgTGAGGGGGGGCggtttgggggtgtgtgtgcatgccttacagtttgtgggaccttagttccccgatcaggcaTTCAaatgggccctcagcagtgaaagcgctgagtacTGACCGCTGGACTGCAGAGAAGTCCCGAGAAGCATCTCTTAAGTGTCCAGGAGAAAGAGAGAGCCGGAAGCTGTCCCTGATGTTAGAGGAGGTCACATGTCACACTTCCTGAGTAGGGAAGGGGAAGGCACGTAACATGTGTGTCTGTGGTCACCTCCACATTTCTCCGTATCCAGGAcggagggaaggggcaggaggaAGCCGCGTGGCTGCATCTCTGTTTGGACTTGGGCTGTATGGACGTGCTCAGGACTggaggatggggggtggggggtcggTGTTGGGGACCCAGAGCATGAGCCACGGAGTCAGAGCTGTCCCTCCACGTGAACACCCATGTCTTGCTTTGAAAACTAATTCCACTGCCTGAATATTTTGAAGTTCAGCTGAATACTCACAAGGAAAATCTGATGAAGCTGATAACAGAGCTGTGTCGTTTCTCTTTGGTCAGGTCCTGAAGAAAGTCTCCAAATACATCCAAGAGCAGAATGAGAAGATCTACGCCCCCCAAGGCCTCCTCCTGACAGATCCCATCGAGAGAGGACTGCGAGTTGTATCTTTTCAGTCCAGATCATAAGGTCTTAAACATCTGGTGGCCCCGTCGGCCCTGGCCAGAGAGAATTTCTCTCTGTCCCCATACCTGCCCCGGGCTCTGCTGCCGGAAGGCACACTCTCCCTCCAGCACGACTCCTTCCCGCGCGCCGTGCTGGTCTCGGGAGTGTTTCGTGTCGGGGCTGCCTTAGTCTGGTGGCTATGCAGCATCTTGTAGTAATAATGGGAGTGGGGTGAGTCATGCATCTCAGCTGCAGAGGCTGCACCAAAGGCCCCTTTGAAATGCATGAACTCGGTGCGCGGAGAGCTCGGCGTCCAAATAAATCGCAGCTCCGTGGGTTCATCTGACTCGTTGAAATCAGTTACAGCTGCCAGATGTATCATTTCATTACCTTTGACATAACTGTGCATATTTTAGAGGCAGTTGACTTTGAAAATCACGCAGTTTATTTAGGTAATTTGGTAAATAAAATtgcacaaaaaataataatttagctTGATAAcgagtaaaataaaaaatggataaaataatttttttttaaaaacctaggtCAGATAATCCCAGGCCTTCCGGCTGATAATAATTTCAACAGTTTTATTATACTTGTAGCAGTGTTTCTTAAACTTTTAGAGATCATGAGCTCTCTCCCAAGAAAAAGTTTGCATACAATTTCAGGGTGTTTTGAACCCCTGACATCATTGCTTCACTATGGATGCTCAGTTAAGAGCCCCCCCTCCACTTAGTTCTGCAATAAAGtgtcctttttcagattctttttttcttttaaaaaaataatgtttggaGAGGAGCTGTGTGGTATACCACAAGCAAttacatttcttaaatttttcagCAAGGTGTGGAAAACACTATGTTTAACTTAAGCGGGAGaagtttttaataatttgaaacaaggcaaataataattgttttaattacttaagtaataatttaaaattatttaaatggtaatttaaaataagtaaagacaagggggacttccctagcggtccaacagttaagactccgagcttccagtCGGTGGGTGCAGGTTCAGCCCCACgtagggaaccaagatcccgcatgccgcaaggtgcagccaaaaaaaatttttttaaagtaagtaaaGACAAGTCCTCGGAGATCATACCCATCTTCTCGCCGTAGTCGCTTTTTCTGTGTTCTGTTCTCTCGTGTGTTTTCTTAACAGCCATGCTGTTTAGATTGAAATTACCATTTATGAAGACAGAGGCATGAGCAGTGGAAGATAAACCATAGAATTAAAGGTAAATATGAAATTGTATGATTTATGTGccatttttgtaattttgtagGATGCATAAATTTTCTCACCTGTATTATAAATACTGGCATACTCTTTGTACTGACTTGATACTTAAAATGTGCCATTAACCCAAATTCTGTTAACCCAAGTGATAGTTtaatcctgatttttttctttcccctttgttgTTTTCAGACTGGTTTTGTTATTactttgttttgggggttttggGAGAGggtcttattttaatatttcaaaactaTACTGGACATTTTATTAGATGGGCCTTACACATAAAAATCAGTTCAGAGATTTCCctgatatttttttccctgaCAGATTTCCCTGTCATTACAGCCATGACAAATGGCTTTAATAACCAAAGAAACGTTTCAGAGTAGGGAGattctaaatatttcatgtaCCTAAGTGGCTTCATAGCCCTTTAGAAGAAACCTTACCTCTAGTGGGTAGAACCATAAATGTTCATTCTCCTTAGAATGTTCATGTTCTCATGTATCCATATAATGACGctgaacaactgagcaacagaTTGATgaatgctggtgggaatgtgtaGGAAGAATCACCTGGAAGCCACCGTACCTTCTAAGTGATCAAAAAAATTGTCGATTTCTGCCTGTTCCCGCCCTACGCCCCGCCTCCCAGTGGTTGGTCTACCGGGTGCTGTCCTGCCCGCGTCCACAGGCAGCTGTCCCAGCGGACTCAGGGGAGGCCGCTCAGAAACAGATTCAACCGGAGCAGACAGGCTCCTTCCAGGGCAACAGTAACGGCACTCGCGGCTGTTTTGAGGGCATGGCTGTGTGCTGGGTGTTACAGACGGTGTTTCCAGTTCTCACAAGAATCCTGCCCAGTATttcccccactttacagataagcaagcCAAGATAGGAAGAGATTAAGTGATGGTCTCCAGGTCACACATCTAATGAGTCCCAGATTAGGAACCCGAGTCTGATTGACCATAAAACCTTGTCTTTACACCGTACTTCCTATAAGTACATGCAGCAGCAGagacctggagaaaggaaagagtcCATCACATTATTCTAGGtgcttttccccttcatttcttttccagtaccttttaaaaataacatcctGTCTTCCCTGTACCATTTGTTGAATGCTATTAATACACAGCTGCCTTCTCTGAGCTCTAGGGAATGTGTCCCCCGAGTTCTTACAAGCCACAGACCTAAATAATGACACCCTCTGCCATGTGTTCTACTCTTTCCTGAGGCTTTGTTTGGGAGCCCTTAGTGTTACCTGTTCACACACTTTCTCACGTGCGGTTTGCAAACTGGTATTTCTCAGACGAGCAGCCAGGAGCCCTACGTGTGGTTTTTGTGACGGGCCGCTGGGCTACGTCTGTTTGATCAGTTGCAGCTGCGCTGCCTTGGCACAGCCCATTTGTCATGACTCACTTTGCAGCTCTTATTGCTTTAATACACTGTTTTTCTGAGGTGGCGCGGGATTTGGAGCAATTGCACACCAGAGACGAATCTATCAATATTCAACAACAGTGAAATTTTGAAATGAGATTTACATTAGGAACTTGTGGTAATTTCATGAATGCAAATATTTTCGTTCAGTGTAATTTAGTTTTCAGAGCTGTGTGTTCCTCAGACCCGGGATCCTGTGTGGGCTGAGGTCttagaggagaggggaaaactcTTTAAGAATAATGAATTCAGTTCTGTCATTTTTCTTAAGCGTACGTGGTATCTGCAGGGTGGAGCATTATATGGGAATTAAAATTAATGACTTAAGAGCACACAAATCATTGAGGtggcctttattttttaaaaaaaaaaggaagaacgtTATATTTTactccttttaaaaaagtttgaaTTTTTTCGGTACCTTAATTATTCAACAAACTGATGGTTGTTTCTCTCTTCGGATTAAGATCGTCTTCtttacttaaaaaacagaatGTAGCACTAATCCATCACGATAAATAAGTGATAATAAAAACACCCAGGGTTTGTGGGTGCCTGCTGTGTG
This portion of the Muntiacus reevesi chromosome 10, mMunRee1.1, whole genome shotgun sequence genome encodes:
- the GOLGA7 gene encoding golgin subfamily A member 7 isoform X2, translated to MRPQQAPVSGKVFIQRDYSSGTRCQFQTKFPAELENRIDRQQFEETVRTLNNLYAEAEKLGGQSYLEGCLACLTAYTIFLCMETHYEKVLKKVSKYIQEQNEKIYAPQGLLLTDPIERGLRVFRLKLPFMKTEA
- the GOLGA7 gene encoding golgin subfamily A member 7 isoform X1 translates to MRPQQAPVSGKVFIQRDYSSGTRCQFQTKFPAELENRIDRQQFEETVRTLNNLYAEAEKLGGQSYLEGCLACLTAYTIFLCMETHYEKVLKKVSKYIQEQNEKIYAPQGLLLTDPIERGLRVIEITIYEDRGMSSGR